The following is a genomic window from Thioclava electrotropha.
TGCGTTCGGCGTCATGATCGCGAGTCGCGATCGGCGATCCCCATTTTCGATGACGGCACCGTTGATCAGCACTCTCTCTTTCGGGGCGAGTTTCAGAACGAGGCCGCTCATTGCTTTGCCCCGTCTTGTCGCAACCCGCGCATGATGGCGGTGTTCACGTCGATCAGCGCATCGACCGACCGGTCTTGCGAAAGCACGAGGCGGCTATGCGCCTGCGTGAACTCGTGCAGGAAAAAGATGCGGGCGCGAAGATCTTGCGGCAAGCCATTCTCTGGATCGGCGACATCCGCCGCAAGCGCGGTCCAGAGGCGGCGGTTTTCGAAGATCGCTTCTGCCAGCGCGGCAAAAGGGGCACCTTGCGAAGAGACCTGTTTGAGGCGGCGCGTGATCCGGGCGAAGAGTTCGAATTCGAGCCCTCGCGGCGTGCGCATCGGCTGGCTGGGATTGGAATAGGCCGTTTTGGCCAAAGTCATCGCGTACACGGGAAATCCTTCCGGTGACTGAAACTGATCATGCGCGCGGCACATGAGGGAAGCGGGGGCGCCAAGTCAGGCGCCCCTACCCGAGCCTTAGCGGAACAGCGAAAGGATGTTCTGCGGCTGCTGGTTGGCGATGGAGAGCGCCTGGATCCCCAGCTGCTGCTGGGTCTGCAGCGCCTGAAGGCGGGCCGAGGCCTCTTCCATATCCGCATCGACGAGCGTGCCGATCCCCGCCTTGAGCGAGTCACTCAGCTTCGAGATGAAATCGGCCTGAGTCTGGATGCGACCCTCGGCCGAACCGAAGGCCGAAGCGGCATCGGTCGCAACCTGGATGAGCGTCTCGATATTAGTGAGCGCGAGCGCCGGATCCCCGCCATTGCCAGCGTCGACATTGATCGAGCTGAGCAGGCCGAGGCCGCCCGCACCGGCGTTTTCATACTGGCCGGTGATGGTCAGCGAGTCCGCGCCGCCATTGGTGATCACGATCGTGCCGGCATTGGCGATATTGTAGTCAACCGTGACATTGGCGCCGGAATTCTCGATCGCCGATTTCAACCCGACAGCCACGACATCCGCCGTCGTGGTGGAGGCGATGTCTTCCGCCGTCACGGTGTAGGACACCGCGTAGTCGCCGAGCGTCATGTTGATCGTGTCGCCCGCCGCGAGGTTGGTATCGACGATCACCACGGTGCCGTCATCATCCGAGCCGCCGTTCGCATCGCGCGAGAAAGAGAAGGCATCATCGGTCGTCGCGGTGACGCCATCGGTGCCGGTGAAGACATCGGCACCGACGTAACCGCCAACCGACAGATCCTGCGCCGCAACGCCGATATGCTTGGCGGCCACCGAGCCGTCGGACGCACGATCGAGCGAAGAGAGCACGTTCACGGTCGCGGCCGAAGAGCCGTCGACGAGGTTGAGCCCGTTGAACTGAGCGGCCGCGACCACCGATTTGATCTGCTCGCGCAGCGCGTCGACGTCGGTCTGAAGCTTCGCCTGATCGACGTTCTGCTCCTGCGCGGCGACGATCTTGCCTTTCATCTCGGTGAGCAGGTCGGTCACGGTTTCCGCTGCTTGGCGTGCCACAGCGACCGTCGATTCGCCGAGGGCGAGGCTGTCGGAAATCCCCGAGAAGCCTTTCACATCGGACTCCATGACTTTCGAAATCGCCCAGACCGCCGCGTTGTCCTTCGCCGAGCCGACGGCTTTGCCGGTTGAGATTTCGGACTGCGTGGTGGCGAGGCCGGAATTGATCCCCTTGAGGGTCTGCAGCGCAACCATCGCGCTGGTATTCGTCAGAATGCTGGACATGATTTATCCTTTTAGTGTCGACGCTTTGCGTCACTCGATTGCAAAGCCGCGTGTTCGACGCGGCACTCAAGGCTTTCTGACCAATGCGCCTCCTGAGCCGTGAGGCGCGCCATCGCTTGGATGCGTCGTCACCATGGCCCTCCAAAGGCTAACAATCTGCTAAATCCCTCCCCCGACCTCTCAACAAATTCCCTTCATGATTAACAGCTTATGCACGACGCTCGAAATCTCCGTTGCCGCGGCGGATGGGCCGCGGTCGCCCTTCCTTGTCATAGGACTCGAAGCCTTTCGCCGCCGTCACAATCGTTTTCAAACGAGCCTGCGCCGCGCGAACACCCGCAAGTGCCGAGGCCAATAGCGTCTGATTCTCGCGTGCAAGCGCACGGATTCTCTCGACCGTGTCGCCATCAAGTATCGTCAGCGCAGCCATCGCGCGCTCCTTTCGATCGCTCAGCCCGACAAGGTCGGAAAAATCCGCCGAACGGATCGCTTCCCGTTCGAGCCGCAGCAGCGAGATCAGCTCTTCCGCAGCATTCGTATCAGACATCCTGCCCTCCGTTCTTGAGCGATTCGAAGATGATTTCCGCAAGGCCAATTCCCCCGGCCTCGACCATGGCCTTGGACTGTTCGGCTCTCAGGAAGGACGTGAATTGCTCTTCGCCAATTCCACCGCCGAAAGCACCGCTTGCGGCTTTCATGCCCACCTCTTTGAGCATTTCCGACAGGAACCCGGCCTCTAGTGCCTTCGCTTGCTCAAACAGCTTGGCATCATGCGAAGAGAGACCAGCCGCGTGCGGCAGCGGTGATACGGTCGGACTGTGCATCGAACTCTCCAGTTGCAGATAATTTTCTGCACTCTGCCAGTCGGGCGTAAAGAATCGGTAAGTTCCTGCGGCGATAGTGGCCTCGACACAGACAGAAGTCGTGAGGACCATGATTCCCTTTCCGATTCCAGAAACGCCGAAAGGCCCGAGCGGCCATCTCAAGGCAGCAGCGAGACCTACCGCTACGGCGGAGTCGCCGGGCGGGACCTTCACACTTGAAGAAGAGGCCGCGCCAAAAACCGTCGCAATCCCTCTTGGCGTTAACTCGGTTGAGGAGCCGGAGGGAGGCGCCGACAAGGACCCGCAGTGTGAGGCTAAAGATGCTCAGCTGGCGCCGACGAGCGGATCAGGCGCTCGAGAATTGGCTGGCAGCGATTCTGACATTGTGCTGCCCGGTCCGCAGGGCGCGTTCGGCCCGACGCGATCGGCGCTCACAGTCGCCCCGGACCATCCCGCAAAGCTCGATGGTCAAAAGAAGCCCGTGGAGCGCATTGTCTCGCATGATGGCGGCGCGACGTCTCGACTGAACGAAAAAGGAGACCGGGAGAGGGTTTCGCTCGCTCACACGGAGACGGACAAAATCGAAGCGAATATTCCTGACACGGCTTCGGAATGCTCAATGCGTTCTGTGCAACTCTCGAACGTGATGACCGTTCAGCCACAGATCGACACGCAAAACGCTGGCTTCGTGAAAGATGGAACGCTCTCAATACTCGTTAGAAATGATGCGGAGACCGTTGCGCCTCACGATGCGAGCGGTCGGGAGCAAAGGTCTACTGAAACTGGCGGAAATTCGGCGGTAGTTGTGTCGTCAAAACCCGAGGTGTTTGTCCCCGGGATTGATAGCGCTCAAAGTGCCGAGCCCGCATCGAAAGTTCCGACGCTCACAGCATCCGATGCAGAGGGGACAAAGGCAGGGAACGTTGAAACCAAAAGCACACCGCAGGAGAACGCAACTAGCTCGGGACCTCTTCGTCCCGACGATCGTTCAGAAATGGCGCTTCTACGGGGCCCGAATGCTGCGCCTTCTTTCCAGACACCTGCTGCAACACATAACCCTCTGGCAGGCAAACAACCTGAAACTGCGCTCGTCTCGGGGCAAAATAGCGCCCAAACCCAACCGACCGAAGCGTCAGCTGGGGCTGCGCGCACCGATGCTCCAGAAACTGATCCGACGCTGACCGGGGTGAAGAGACGCGCAGGAGACCAGGCAGCACCAGCCTTCTCTCCACTGCCCTCCACGCTCGCCGAGCCGCCCGGTGCGAAAATGCGAGCATCAAGGGCTTCAGACGTCAAGTTGAGCGCGAAGGAAGCGCCGCCGCCCGTCGAGGCAAGCGTTGTCTCTTCGAGACTGCAGCAGGTCGCGAACGCAAATGCCCCACAGCACGAGTTTGCGACCGAGGCCTCCGCCCCCCCGTCAAATGTCGGCGCCTCTGGAGCGGTTGCGCGCCCTCAACCTCAGCAGAACAAGTCACCGATACTGAGCGTCGCGAAAAGCGATGCGCCGCAGCATGAAAAGGCCGAGGCGCCCGAGAGGTCGACCCGGCTGGAGGCCGCACCGCTCCCTTCGGGTGCCATACCCTATGCCTCACCCGCGCCCGCCCTCAAACGCATGGATCATGCACGGGCCATCTATCTCACGACGGCGGAACTGGGCGCGGCCAAAACCAATATGGACAACTCCGAGCTGACCGCCACGCGGGTCCATGTCGGTGAGACAGCAGAGACATGGGCCGCGGGCTCCGCCCTCTGATCACCGCGTCGGGTGGGTCCGGGCAGACAAGCGCGGCGGTGCCCCCCGCGCCCGCTTCTATCGCGCAGTCGATCGCCCATCAGATCGCGATCTCAATGCCACGGATGCCCGATCGACCGGTGGAGATTGCGCTTTCACCGGAGGAACTGGGCCATGTGCGCATGACCCTCCATGCGAGCCAGAATGGCATGACGGTGGCGATACAGGCTGACCGTGCCGAGACGCTCGACCTCATGCGCCGACATATCGACACACTCGCGCGCGAGATGCACGACATGGGCTATGGCGCGCTCAATTTTCAGTTCAGCCAGCGCGACGAGCGTCCGCAGCAACGGCCCGACATGCTCAACGACTTGGGCGCAGGCCCGGGCGTAGACCCAATTGAGACGCCGATTGCCCCGACCCCACGCGCGACCGCGCGCCTCGCCCCCCCGCAAAGCGAGCTCGATCTGCGGATGTAGGAGACGACCATGACCACCACTTCCCCCATCACCTCGCCGTCCTCCCCGACGTCGGCCGTTACCGCCGCGCAGAACGGCACCGGCACCAAAGCGCCCTCGGCGCTGAGTTCGGATTTCGAGACCTTCCTGACGATGCTGACTGTTCAGATGAAGAATCAGGACCCGCTCAACCCGATCGAAAGCGCCGACTTCGCAGTTCAGCTCGCGACTTTTTCGGGCGTCGAGCAGCAGGTGAAGACCAATGACCTTTTGACGGCTCTCTCTGGCCAGACCGGGCTCGGCGGGCTGAGCGAACTGGCGGGCTGGGTCGGGATGCAGGCGCGCGCCGAGGCGCCGAGTTACTTCGACGGCGCGACCCCCGTGGATCTCGCGCCAACCGCGCGATCGGGGGCCGATGCCGCGGTTCTCCTGGTCACCGATTCCACCGGGCGTCAGGTCGCGCAGAAACCGATCTCGCCCGCACTCGACAGCTATGCCTGGGACGGCACGAACGACGCAGGTCAGGTACTGGGCGCGGGCCAATACAGCTTCGCGCTGCAAAGCTACGCCTCTGGAAGCTTGATCGGCACCGACCCGGTCGCGGCCTACACACGCGTGACCGAGGTGCAATCAGGCACGGACGGCGCGCTGCTGACGCTTGAAGGCGGCGCCACGATCGCCGCGGAGACGGTCAGTGCGTTGCGAGAGGGTTAAAGCAACTCGCCCAGCACGACGCCGAGCAAAAGCAGGGCCGTCCCCGCAGAGATCAGCGCCGCGTAGCGCCAGCGTGTTACCGTCACGGGGGGCGGCGTCGGTTCGGTCTGTTTGCGGATCGCCGCCTTCACGAGGTCGGGGAGTTCCGGTCCGAAGCGGCCCAGCACCTGCACGGTCTTGCGCAGGTCATTCGCGATGGCGCGCGGGCCAAGGCTCTCGCGGATGTATTTCTCCACGACCGGCTTGGCGACTTCCCACATATTGATCGACGGGTTCAGCGAGCGGGCGACACCTTCGACAACCACCATCGTGCGCTGCAGCAGGATCAGCTGCGTCTGGGTCTGCATCCCGAACCGCTCGGTCACCTCGAAGAGATAGGCCAGCAACCGCGCCATCGAGATATGCGTCGCGTCCATCCCGAAGATCGGCTCGCCGACAGCGCGCAGCGCCAGAGCGAACTCGTCGACATCGCGATCGGCGGGGACGTACCCGGCCTCGAAATGCACCTCGGCCACGCGTTTATAGTCGCGCTGGATGAAGCCCATGAGAATCTCGGCATAGACCCGGCGGGTATATTCGTCGATCTGCCCCATGATCCCGAAATCATATGCGAGGATATCGCCGTTCCCGGCCACTTTGAGATTGCCGTGATGCATGTCGGCATGGAAAAAACCGTCGCGTAGCGCGTGGCTGAGAAACAGCTGCAAGACGCGCTCGCCAATGCCCGAAACATCATGGCCCGCGCCGCGCAGACCATCCGGGTCGCCCATCGGCAGCCCTTCGGCCCAGTCGAGAACCATCACCCGCTTGGCCGAGAGGTTCCAGACCGGCTGCGGCACCACAAAACCGGCATCGCCTTCAGTATTCGCGCCGAATTGCGAGGCGGAGGCCGCTTCCAGACGCAAGTCCAGCTCGCCCATCACGACGGATTCGAAATGCTTGATCACCTCGCTCGGGCGCAAGCGGCGCGAGGCGGGCGAAATCCGTTCGATCATCGCGGCGGCGAAATGGAAGGCGTCCAGATCGCGGCGGAAGGCGCGCTCGATCCCCGGACGCAGCACCTTCACCGCGACCCGCTCGCCCGTATCGGCGCGGCGCGCGGAATGGACCTGCGCGATCGAGGCGGCGGCGACAGGCTCGGAAAACTCCATGAACAGCTGATCGGCGGGCGCGCCCAGTTCTTCCTCGACCATGCGTTTGGCCACGGAAGTCTCGAATGGCGGCAGCTTGTCCTGCAGCACGCGCAGCTGATCGGCCAGCTCCGAGCCGACCACATCGGGCCGTGTCGAGAGGACCTGACCGAACTTGATATAGGCCGGGCCCAGCGCGGTGATCGCGCGCGTCACCGGCGGCAGGTCCGGATCGCCCTTGTAGCCGAGCCACGCGAAGGGCGCGCTGATCGCATAGGCCACGGCGCGCAGCCGCGGCGGCGCGTCCATCGCTTCGAGCGCCTGATGCATCGCACCCGTGCGGATGAAGGTCGCGCCCGTCCGGATCAGGCGCCAGATATTATGGGGTCCGCGCATCGGTTAGAGTTTCCAGCCCGAATGCAGCGCCGCGATCCCCATCGAGAGGTTCCGGTAGGAGACATTCTCGAACCCTGCCTCGCGGATCATCTGCGCGAATGTCTCCTGCGTCGGGAATTTGCGGATCGATTCCACCAGATACTGATAGCTGTCGCGGTCATTCGCGACGATCTCGCCCATCTTCGGGATCACGTTGAAGGAATAGAGATCATAGGCCTTCTGCATCATCTCGTTCGGGATCTGGCTGAATTCGAGCACCATGATCCGCCCGCCGGGCTTGAGAACCCGGTAGGCTTCCTTGAGCGCATCAGGAATCCGCGTCACGTTCCGGATGCCGAAAGAGATCGTGTAGACGTCGAAGGAATTATCCGCGAAGGGCAGTGCCATCGCATCGCCCACGACCCAATCGAGACTGTCGGCCATGCTTTCGGCCTCGGCGCGTTTGCGGCCCTCGACCAGCATCGATTCGGTCATGTCGCAGACCGTCGCGTGGCCCGAGCCTGCGCGCTTGAGGAAACGGAAGGACACATCGCCCGTGCCGCCCGCCACGTCGAGCAGCTTCTGACCCGGTCGCGGCGCGAGCCAATCCATCATCGCATCTTTCCAGACGCGGTGGATGCCCATGCTCATCAGGTCGTTCATGATGTCGTATTTCGATGCCACTCGCGAAAACACGCCGTGAACCATGCCTGCCTTGGCATCTTCGTCCACGGTCTGAAAACCGAAATGCGTGGTCTTTGATTGCTCTGCGCTCATGGGCCCTTGCCGTTCCTCATTTCACCCCCTTCTTATAGGGGCCCTTTGCCCCAAGACAATGCGATGAGGAGGAACAATGCCCGAATTGCCCGAGGTCGAGACGGTTCGTCGCGGGTTGGTCCCGGCCATGGAAGGCCATCGGATCGAACGCGCCGAAGTCAATCGGCCCGACCTGCGCTGGCCCCTGCCCGAGCGGATGGCGGAGCGGTTGCAAGGTGCCCGCATCGACCGTCTGCGGCGACGCTCGAAATACATCCTCGCCGATCTCGACAGCGGAGAAAGCCTGCTGATCCATCTGGGGATGTCCGGGCGGATGCTGGTGTCGGGCGTGACGCTTGGCGAATTTCACCTCGATCATCCGGCGCCTGCCAAGCACGATCACGTTGTTTTGCACATGTCCGGCGGCGGACGCGTGACCTTCAACGATGCGCGCCGGTTCGGAGCGATGGATCTGGTGCTGACCGAGCGCGAGCAGGCCCATTGGCTGCTGGCGGGGCTGGGCCCAGAGCCCTTCGGCAACGATTTCCACGAAGACTATCTGGTCGAGGCGCTCAAACGCCGCGCGACCCCGATCAAATCCGCGCTGCTCGATCAGCATGTCGTGGCGGGTCTGGGCAACATCTATGTCTGTGAAGTGCTGCATCGGGCAGGTATCGATCCGCGGCGTCAGGCGAAGCGGATCTCGAACCTGCGGCTCGCCTCGCTCGTGCCGATTATCCGCGAGGTGCTGACCGAGGCGATCTCGGCCGGCGGCTCGTCCCTGCGCGACCATCGTCAGGCGGATGGGGAGCTGGGATATTTCCAGCACAGCTTCCATGTCTACGACCGCGAAGACACGCCCTGCACCACCTGCGCCACCCCGATCCGGCGGATCGTTCAGTCGGGACGTTCGACCTTTTTCTGCCCGTCTTGCCAGAAATGACGCAGCGCCCTCGCGTCATAAGACGCTTGATCTGATTTGATGCTCTGCTAGGAGTCCCGTTCAGAGACAAGGAAAGGCAAGACCGAATGGCCTACCAGACCCTGATCGTCGAGATCGAGGATTACGTTGCCCTGATCCGGCTCAACCGCCCCGACGCACTGAACGCCCTGAACTCCCAATTGCTGGGGGAACTGGCCGAGGCGCTGAAATCGGCGGAAGAGAATGACAAGGTGCGTTGCATCGTCATCACCGGTTCGGAAAAGGCCTTCGCGGCTGGCGCAGACATCAAGGAAATGTCGGAAAAGAGCTTCGTGGACATGTTCACGAGCGACTTCTTCGGCAAGGAAGCGGATGCCATCAATCGCATCCGCAAACCGATCATCGCTGCAGTGGCGGGCTACGCGCTCGGCGGCGGTTGCGAACTGGCGATGATGTGCGACTTCATCATCTGCGCGGAGAACGCCAAGTTCGGCCAGCCCGAGATCAATCTCGGCGTGATCGCCGGGATCGGCGGCACCCAGCGCCTGACGCGCTTCGTGGGCAAGTCCAAGGCGATGGACATGCACCTCACGGGCCGCTTCATGGATGCGGGCGAGGCGGAACGGTCAGGGCTTGTCAGCCGGGTCGTTCCGAACGCCAAGCTGATCCCCGAGACGATGGCCGCGGCGCAGAAGATCGCCGAGAAGTCGATGCTCGCGACCCGCGCGGCGAAGGAAGCGGTCAACCGCTCCTACGAGACGACGATGAACGAGGGCATCCTGTTCGAGCGTCGCCTGTTCCACGGGCTGTTTGCGACCGACGACCAGAAGGAGGGCATGGCCGCCTTCCTCGAAAAGCGCGAGCCGCAATTCCGCGACAAGTGAGCCCTTTCGGGCCACCAACGCGAGAGCAGATGGCGGGGCTTCGGCCCCGCTTTTCATTATTCCCTTTCCCTTTCACGCATTTTGGCTTATGAGGCCGCCTCACATGCGCGTGGAGCCCGCTTAGGCTAGAATCATCTAGGTTCGCTGGAGCCCGGGGTCTGTCGTGCGATTGAAAGATTTGAACAGACCCGGAAAGTGGGAAGATACACATGGCTAACACGCCCCAGTCCAAGAAACGCGCCCGTCAGAACGAGCGCCGCCAAGACGTCAACAAAGCACGTCGTTCGCGCATCCGTACCTTCATCCGCAAAGTCGAAGAAGCCATCACTTCGGGCGACTACGAAGCGGCAACCAACGCCCTGCGCGCGGCTCAGCCCGAACTGGCTCGCGGCGTCACCAAAGGCGTTCTGCACAAGAACACCGCATCGCGCAAAGTCTCGCGCCTCGCTTCGCGCGTGAAGGCCCTCAAAGCCTGATCTGCGTCCCGGAGCGAACTGGCTCGGGAATACGCTGGATTCCTTAAGAAAAACGCGTCTGCCTATCTGGCAGGCGCGTTTTTTCTTGGACAATCAACGCCTTGACACAAAACTGTTGCAGTTTTGCGCAGCCCCCTCAGATTCGTTTCGGGGAATCTCACGTCAAGCGCAAAGGTCGGTTGCCTGCGGGCTCACCAGCTTGCTAGCTTCTACCTGCGATTCACGTCGCCTTGGGGGACATGACGCATTTATCTGGCCGTCGAGGGCAAATAAGTCTGCCACGACAAATGAAAAAGCCTGGCGGCGACCAGCGAAATGCGATTCCGATTCTCGAGGGGGTATAACCCCTCACTTTCGGCAACTCTGCCTGACACCGGGTTTTAGCCCCGGCAGGTAGGTCGTGTCTGTTTGTATTCGAGTTTGGCCTGCCAGCCGGACTCACCGCAAAGCCAAGGGACGAAGACGCACCTGATTTGTGTTTGGCGATGGGCGGAAAAATGACGGACGACACTTGGGGGCAGGTCTGCAATGAGCTTCAAAAAGCTGTTGGGCAAAACAACTACACGACCTGGATCGCTCCGCTCGAGCTGATCGACCTCGAGGACGGTATCGCCTCGTTTCAAGCACCGACGAAATTCATGTGCGACTGGGTCTCGCGCAACTTCGCGGAACCGATCCTGAGCGAATTGCGCCGGGCGGGTGTCTCCGCCGAGCGCGTCAACATCTCGGTCCCGTCGCGCCGCCCCATGAACGGCTCTGCGAATGGCGCCACGCGCCCGACCGTTCCGGCCCCTGCCCCGGCCGCCCCTGTCGCCAAGCCGCGCAAGACCCCGCGCCCCGACGAGCCGCTTCCCGGCGCGCCGCTCGATTCCCGCTTCACCTTCGACAGCTTCGTCGTCGGCAAACCGAACGAGCTGGCCCATGCCGCCGCCAAGCGCGTCGCCGAAGGCGGCCCCGTCACTTTCAACCCGCTGTTCCTCTATGGTGGCGTTGGCCTTGGTAAGACGCACCTCATGCACGCCATCGCGCATGACCTGCAGCATCAGCGCCCCGATCTGCGCGTGCTCTACCTCTCGGCCGAGCAGTTCATGTATCGCTTCGTGCAGGCGCTACGCGAAAAGCAGATCATGGACTTCAAAGAGATGTTCCGCTCGATCGACGTTCTCATGGTCGATGACGTGCAGTTCATCGCCGGCAAGGATTCCACGCAGGAAGAGTTCTTCCACACGTTCAACGCGCTGGTCGATCAGGGCAAACAGATCGTCATCTCGGCGGATCGTGCGCCCGGTGAGATCAAGGACCTCGAAGAGCGCATCAAGTCGCGCCTGTCCTGCGGCCTCGTCGTCGACCTGCACCCGACCGATTACGAACTGCGCCTTGGCATTCTGCAGACCAAGACCGAAGCCTATAAGAGCGAGTATCCCGATCTGAAGATCGCCCCCGGCGTTCTGGAATTCGTGGCGCACCGGATCACGTCGAACGTGCGCATCCTCGAAGGCGCGCTGACCCGTCTGTTTGCCTATGGCTCGCTGATCGGGCGCGAAATCACGATGGATCTGGCGCAGGAATGCCTCAAAGACCAGCTGCGCCAATCCGAGCGTAAGGTCACCGTCGAGGAAATCCAGCGCAAGGTGGCGGAACATTACAACGTCCGCCTCTCGGATCTCGTGGGCCCCAAGCGCCTGCGTGCCATTGCACGGCCGCGTCAGGTTGCGATGTTCCTCGCGAAATCGCTGACCACCCGTTCGCTGCCCGATATCGGGCGCCGCTTCGGTGGGCGCGATCACACCACGATCATGCATGGCATCCGCAAGATCGAAGAGCTGCGCGGCACGGATTCGCAGCTCGCCGAAGATATCGAGTTGCTCCGCCGCCTCCTTGAAAGCTGATCTGGCCCGCTGGGCTTGACGCTCCGGACAAAGCGACCGAATGTCTGCGAAAACCGTTGTGCCGGTGGCGCGAGGTGCTACCTTGCCAGCCCCGGAAAGTCGTGAGGGATCGACATGAAATTCAGCATCGAACGCGCCGCTCTGCTCAAGGCCGTCTCGCAAGCGCAATCCGTTGTGGAACGCCGCAACACGATCCCGATCCTTGCAAACGTCCTGATCGAAGCCGAAGGCGACACCGTCCAGTTCCGCGCGACCGACCTCGATATCGAGGTGGTCGACAAAGCGCCCGCGCAGGTCGAACAGGCCGGGGCCACGACCGTCTCGGCGGTCATGCTGCATGAAATCGTGCGCAAATTGCCCGATGG
Proteins encoded in this region:
- the dnaA gene encoding chromosomal replication initiator protein DnaA produces the protein MTDDTWGQVCNELQKAVGQNNYTTWIAPLELIDLEDGIASFQAPTKFMCDWVSRNFAEPILSELRRAGVSAERVNISVPSRRPMNGSANGATRPTVPAPAPAAPVAKPRKTPRPDEPLPGAPLDSRFTFDSFVVGKPNELAHAAAKRVAEGGPVTFNPLFLYGGVGLGKTHLMHAIAHDLQHQRPDLRVLYLSAEQFMYRFVQALREKQIMDFKEMFRSIDVLMVDDVQFIAGKDSTQEEFFHTFNALVDQGKQIVISADRAPGEIKDLEERIKSRLSCGLVVDLHPTDYELRLGILQTKTEAYKSEYPDLKIAPGVLEFVAHRITSNVRILEGALTRLFAYGSLIGREITMDLAQECLKDQLRQSERKVTVEEIQRKVAEHYNVRLSDLVGPKRLRAIARPRQVAMFLAKSLTTRSLPDIGRRFGGRDHTTIMHGIRKIEELRGTDSQLAEDIELLRRLLES